A single genomic interval of Actinomadura rubteroloni harbors:
- a CDS encoding TetR/AcrR family transcriptional regulator C-terminal domain-containing protein: protein MTEAAPRPVRRRRSPGFLNPEVIMDAAMALMEREGSEALTFRRLGTELGVDHTAVLRHFGGKDDLLLALTDRLLAESLDGFVAAADWRRTLTDLARRVRRACRAHPHSAALVAGRTSRGAAEFAGAEIVLGALLQAGLRGREAASCYRALVDTALAYSTYEAVHLTLPDSARARDHEAWSREYRALPADRYPSIAAVAGHLAEADAEDQFETALALFLDAVELRAARS from the coding sequence ATGACCGAAGCAGCCCCCCGGCCCGTGCGGCGCCGCCGCTCCCCGGGCTTCCTCAACCCGGAAGTGATCATGGACGCGGCCATGGCGCTGATGGAGCGGGAGGGGTCGGAGGCGCTGACGTTCCGGCGGCTCGGCACCGAGCTCGGCGTCGACCACACCGCCGTCCTGCGCCACTTCGGCGGCAAGGACGACCTGCTGCTCGCCCTCACCGACCGGCTGCTCGCCGAATCGCTCGACGGCTTCGTCGCCGCCGCGGACTGGCGGCGGACGCTGACCGACCTGGCCCGCCGCGTCCGCCGGGCCTGCCGCGCCCACCCGCACTCGGCGGCCCTGGTCGCCGGGCGCACGTCCCGGGGCGCGGCCGAGTTCGCCGGCGCCGAGATCGTCCTCGGCGCCCTGCTCCAGGCCGGGCTGCGCGGCCGGGAGGCCGCCTCCTGCTACCGGGCGCTGGTCGACACGGCGCTGGCGTACTCGACCTACGAGGCCGTCCATCTGACGCTGCCCGACTCCGCCCGCGCCCGCGACCACGAAGCCTGGTCCCGCGAATACCGCGCCCTTCCTGCGGACCGCTACCCGTCGATCGCGGCGGTGGCCGGGCACCTGGCCGAAGCCGACGCCGAGGACCAGTTCGAAACCGCGCTGGCCCTCTTCCTCGACGCCGTGGAACTGCGCGCCGCCCGCTCCTGA
- a CDS encoding sensor histidine kinase, with protein MSSDGTLGGGRRTRPVRALALAAAGLLTALVVTLLTWHDAPYRAPVWLMIELPGVSFTVSGLVLGLRRPGRSVGPHMAVVGCVWYAGALQASDHRALFVVGYVLFFLPLVAFTHMVLALPDGRLTRGERLNVAGQYVTAVLLQAVNLLREGTPEPEMWGRHSEDQAGSFWSWLGNGMMLGFVVVSAGQVIRKWRRSGGPERREFTLVWASVLGVGAVTGGTAVLYLVGVSWFDRQRLGAAFGLSVLVMPVAVAVGLLRARLARLEVARLVVRLDRAVEPAEVRDALARALGDPGLELHFPLPDGGFVGVDGRTVPSLIRPGQATTAVERQGRVLAVLVHDPALRQQRSLVESVVAAARLSLDNARLYAAQHAQLEEIRESRARVVVASDAERARIQRDLHDGVQHKLLALGLFFGRARDGLSDRDGGLARHLDALGGMIREVVRDLRDLAEDICPPALAEQGLAVALESVAERAPLPVVVDVPPTRWPEHVERVAYFVVTEALANVYKHAGAGEVAVHVADEPLRLVVTVRDDGLGGADPDKGSGLRGLQDRVGALGGTLAIDSVRDSGTTLIATLPT; from the coding sequence GTGTCATCGGACGGCACCCTCGGCGGCGGACGGCGCACCCGCCCGGTACGCGCGCTCGCGCTGGCGGCGGCCGGGCTGCTGACCGCTCTCGTGGTGACCCTGCTGACCTGGCATGACGCTCCGTATCGCGCACCGGTGTGGCTCATGATCGAGTTGCCGGGCGTGTCGTTCACCGTCTCGGGGCTCGTCCTCGGGCTGCGGCGTCCGGGACGGAGCGTCGGCCCGCACATGGCGGTCGTCGGCTGCGTCTGGTACGCGGGGGCGCTCCAGGCGAGCGACCATCGGGCGCTGTTCGTGGTCGGGTACGTGCTGTTCTTTCTGCCGTTGGTGGCGTTCACGCACATGGTGCTGGCGCTGCCGGACGGCCGTCTCACCCGGGGCGAACGGCTCAACGTCGCCGGGCAGTACGTCACCGCCGTGCTGCTCCAGGCGGTGAACCTGCTGCGGGAGGGCACGCCCGAGCCCGAGATGTGGGGACGGCACTCCGAGGATCAGGCCGGCTCGTTCTGGAGCTGGCTGGGCAACGGGATGATGCTCGGGTTCGTCGTCGTCTCGGCCGGCCAGGTCATCCGCAAATGGCGCCGTTCGGGCGGTCCGGAGCGCCGGGAGTTCACGCTGGTCTGGGCGTCGGTCCTCGGCGTCGGCGCGGTGACCGGCGGCACCGCCGTCCTCTACCTGGTCGGCGTGAGCTGGTTCGACCGGCAGCGGCTCGGGGCGGCGTTCGGGCTCAGCGTGCTGGTCATGCCGGTCGCGGTGGCGGTCGGCCTGCTGCGCGCGCGGCTGGCCAGGCTGGAGGTCGCGCGGCTGGTCGTCCGGCTGGACCGGGCGGTCGAGCCCGCCGAGGTGCGGGACGCGCTGGCCCGCGCGCTCGGCGATCCCGGTCTCGAACTGCACTTCCCGCTGCCGGACGGGGGTTTCGTCGGGGTGGACGGAAGAACGGTCCCGTCGCTGATCCGTCCCGGCCAGGCCACGACGGCGGTGGAGCGGCAGGGACGGGTCCTGGCGGTGCTCGTCCACGATCCCGCGTTGCGTCAGCAGCGGTCGCTGGTCGAGTCCGTCGTCGCGGCGGCCCGGCTGTCGCTGGACAACGCGCGCCTGTACGCCGCGCAGCACGCGCAACTGGAGGAGATCCGCGAGTCGCGGGCGCGGGTGGTGGTCGCGTCCGACGCCGAGCGGGCGCGGATCCAGCGCGACCTCCACGACGGCGTCCAGCACAAGCTGCTGGCGCTCGGGCTGTTCTTCGGCCGGGCCCGCGACGGCCTGTCGGACCGCGACGGCGGGCTGGCGCGGCACCTGGACGCCCTCGGCGGCATGATCCGCGAGGTCGTCCGGGATCTGCGCGACCTCGCCGAGGACATCTGCCCGCCCGCCCTCGCCGAACAGGGGCTCGCCGTCGCGCTGGAGTCGGTGGCCGAACGCGCGCCGCTGCCCGTCGTGGTGGACGTTCCGCCGACGCGCTGGCCCGAGCACGTCGAGCGGGTGGCGTACTTCGTCGTCACCGAGGCGCTGGCCAACGTCTACAAGCACGCCGGCGCCGGCGAGGTGGCGGTGCATGTGGCCGACGAACCCCTCCGGCTGGTCGTCACCGTGCGCGATGACGGGCTGGGCGGCGCGGACCCGGACAAGGGGAGCGGTCTCCGCGGCCTTCAAGACAGGGTCGGCGCCCTCGGCGGGACGCTGGCCATCGACAGCGTCCGGGATTCGGGCACCACGCTCATCGCCACATTACCGACGTGA
- a CDS encoding response regulator transcription factor: MRLLIADDSGLLRQMLAETFTRRGFEVAGEAASLPELLRRVAADPPDVVVLDIRMPPEHRDEGLQAATWIRAHHPSTALLVLSHYAETSYAVRLLEIATRSVGYLVKDRVQDTDRLVDAVRRVAQGEVVVDSEVIQRVMHRHRTVDPLRDLTDGEKHVLALMAEGRSNGAIARELNYSLKTVEKRITAVSRKLGLPQDDERSDINVRVLAVLTYLRNA; this comes from the coding sequence GTGCGCCTGCTGATCGCCGACGATTCGGGGCTGCTGCGCCAGATGCTCGCCGAAACCTTCACCAGGCGCGGTTTCGAGGTGGCCGGCGAGGCGGCGTCCCTGCCCGAACTGCTGCGCAGGGTGGCGGCCGACCCGCCCGACGTCGTGGTCCTGGACATCCGGATGCCGCCCGAGCATCGGGACGAAGGGCTTCAGGCGGCCACCTGGATCCGCGCCCACCACCCGTCCACCGCCCTGCTGGTGCTCTCGCACTACGCCGAGACGTCCTACGCCGTCCGCCTGCTGGAGATCGCCACCAGATCGGTCGGCTACCTGGTCAAGGACCGCGTGCAGGACACCGACCGGCTCGTCGACGCCGTACGGCGGGTGGCGCAGGGCGAGGTGGTCGTGGACTCCGAGGTGATCCAGCGGGTCATGCATCGCCATCGCACCGTCGACCCGCTCCGCGACCTGACCGACGGCGAAAAGCACGTGCTGGCGCTGATGGCCGAAGGACGTTCCAACGGCGCCATCGCGCGGGAACTCAACTACAGCCTGAAGACCGTCGAGAAGCGCATTACGGCGGTGTCGAGAAAGCTCGGCCTGCCCCAGGACGACGAACGCTCGGACATCAATGTCCGCGTGCTGGCCGTCCTGACTTACCTGCGCAACGCCTGA
- a CDS encoding ATP-binding protein, whose protein sequence is MSEPIAPQVRADRRPGFPPAFPGAAETGGGRRGQLPAELTSYVGRRREQAELRELLHHARLVTLTGPAGVGKSRLAARAAGQLGQGCADGAVFVGLAELSDPDRVPDLVAGSLGLRNLGGGSICDVVLHHLRDRQTFIVLDNCEHLLPDCTEFIGTLLERCGRAVVLATSRQSLGMVGERILQVAPLPVPAADGGRPEELEQYDGVRLFVDRATAVCSSFQVTRENCADVARLCRSLDGLPLALELAAARVRVLSPGQIADRLTNRLGLLTKGPRSAAERHRTLRAAVEWSYDLCSPAEQLMWQRLSVFADGFDLEAAEHVCADARTPESAVIDLVDGLLDKSILASAGQKPGVRYRMLATLQEYGRERLAGSGDLARVARAHRDWFAALATAADERWVSRAQSEWAARLYRDLANLRTALEWSIGTPGEAGAAMRMMRRLGDFWAMQGFNAEGRTWLNRAVAAAPADHPDRAWALATNASFTFWMTDLTGALKLLDEADALNGGADELLTGYIAGLRGLAHRRDPRRSAVFAQEAVDIFREHGEARGEMHPLFALAIARAYLGDLAGARAALRRMTALSEAAGDVLFRNMARFAVVAVEVTGGDVDVASRTAREALAASASTRFHCLDLAYCLEALAWTESRRGEHHRAATLFGASAERWKDLGIEPEQVSARAHQMFSAATEDSLGAEGFAAGFATGGRMSDDEAVAYGLETTGAATPRAVSYDPLSERQWEIAQLVAEGLTNRDIAAKLFISPRTAEGHVQRILTRLGLGKRTQIAVWVTRCRNSGV, encoded by the coding sequence GTGTCCGAACCGATCGCACCGCAGGTGCGCGCTGACCGCCGACCCGGCTTTCCGCCGGCCTTTCCCGGCGCCGCCGAGACGGGTGGCGGGCGGCGCGGGCAGTTGCCCGCCGAACTCACCAGTTATGTGGGCCGGCGGCGTGAGCAGGCCGAGTTGCGGGAACTGCTGCACCACGCGCGGCTGGTGACGCTGACCGGCCCCGCCGGAGTGGGCAAGTCCAGGCTGGCCGCTCGCGCGGCGGGCCAGCTCGGCCAGGGATGCGCCGACGGCGCCGTGTTCGTCGGCCTGGCGGAGTTGAGCGATCCGGACCGGGTCCCCGATCTGGTCGCCGGGAGCCTCGGGCTGCGGAACCTGGGCGGCGGCTCGATCTGCGACGTCGTGCTCCATCACCTGCGGGACCGGCAGACGTTCATCGTGCTGGACAACTGCGAACATCTACTGCCGGACTGCACCGAGTTCATCGGAACGCTGCTGGAGCGGTGCGGTCGCGCGGTCGTCCTGGCGACCAGCCGGCAGTCGCTGGGAATGGTGGGCGAGCGCATTCTGCAGGTCGCGCCGCTGCCGGTCCCGGCTGCGGACGGCGGTCGTCCCGAAGAGCTGGAGCAGTACGACGGAGTCCGCCTGTTCGTCGACCGCGCCACGGCCGTCTGCTCGTCCTTTCAGGTGACGCGGGAGAATTGCGCGGACGTCGCCCGGTTGTGCCGGAGCCTGGACGGGCTGCCGCTGGCGCTGGAACTGGCCGCCGCGCGCGTCCGGGTGCTGTCGCCGGGCCAGATCGCCGACCGGCTCACGAACCGGCTCGGACTGTTGACGAAAGGGCCGCGCTCTGCGGCGGAACGGCACCGGACGCTCCGCGCGGCCGTCGAATGGAGCTACGACCTGTGCTCCCCTGCCGAGCAGTTGATGTGGCAGCGGCTTTCGGTGTTCGCGGACGGCTTCGACCTGGAGGCCGCCGAACACGTATGCGCCGATGCGAGAACGCCCGAGAGCGCGGTGATCGACCTGGTCGACGGCCTCCTGGACAAGTCGATCCTCGCGAGCGCCGGGCAGAAGCCGGGCGTCCGCTACCGCATGCTGGCGACGCTCCAGGAATACGGCAGGGAACGGCTGGCCGGATCGGGAGACCTCGCCCGGGTCGCCCGCGCGCACCGGGACTGGTTCGCCGCACTCGCCACCGCCGCCGACGAACGGTGGGTCAGCCGCGCCCAGTCGGAATGGGCGGCACGGCTCTACCGGGATCTCGCCAATCTCCGCACCGCGCTGGAATGGTCGATCGGCACTCCGGGAGAGGCGGGAGCGGCCATGCGGATGATGCGCCGCCTCGGAGACTTCTGGGCCATGCAGGGGTTCAACGCCGAAGGACGGACCTGGCTGAACCGCGCCGTGGCCGCCGCGCCCGCCGACCATCCCGACCGGGCGTGGGCGCTCGCCACCAACGCTTCGTTCACCTTCTGGATGACCGACCTCACCGGAGCGCTGAAACTCCTGGACGAGGCCGACGCGCTGAACGGCGGCGCGGACGAGTTGCTGACCGGGTACATCGCCGGACTGCGGGGCCTGGCCCATCGACGCGATCCGCGCCGCTCGGCCGTGTTCGCGCAGGAGGCCGTGGACATCTTCCGCGAACACGGCGAGGCGCGCGGCGAGATGCATCCGCTCTTCGCGCTCGCCATCGCCCGGGCCTATCTGGGCGATCTCGCGGGCGCGCGTGCGGCCCTGCGGCGCATGACCGCGCTCAGCGAGGCCGCCGGGGACGTCCTCTTCCGCAACATGGCCCGGTTCGCGGTCGTTGCGGTCGAGGTCACCGGGGGCGACGTGGACGTCGCGTCCCGGACCGCGCGCGAGGCGCTCGCGGCGTCCGCGTCCACGCGGTTCCACTGCCTGGATCTGGCGTACTGCCTCGAAGCGCTCGCGTGGACGGAATCGCGGCGCGGAGAGCACCACCGCGCGGCGACCCTGTTCGGAGCCTCCGCCGAGCGCTGGAAAGACCTCGGCATCGAACCGGAGCAGGTCAGCGCCCGAGCGCATCAAATGTTCTCCGCCGCCACCGAAGACTCCCTCGGGGCGGAGGGTTTCGCCGCGGGGTTCGCGACGGGCGGCCGAATGAGCGACGACGAAGCGGTCGCTTACGGGCTCGAAACGACGGGCGCGGCGACGCCCCGTGCCGTCTCCTACGATCCGCTCTCGGAACGCCAGTGGGAAATCGCGCAGCTCGTCGCCGAGGGCCTGACCAACCGGGACATCGCCGCGAAGCTGTTCATCTCGCCGCGGACCGCCGAAGGCCACGTCCAGCGCATCCTCACCCGGCTCGGACTCGGAAAGCGCACGCAGATCGCAGTCTGGGTGACGCGCTGCCGGAACTCCGGCGTCTGA
- a CDS encoding alpha/beta hydrolase family protein translates to MKTWLEPRTRRAARATTAAVAALATAGLFSTAVATAPATAAAGPDPTLDNVKTLTGPYQTSTATVRNTGQFGAATIYYPTSTTDGPYPGVILAPGLTSSQSVLSWYGKTLASQGFVAMTVNFTSTMLYPAQRQPQIDRALTYLTQSSTVKSRVDANSVGVLGHSFGGGGSLLEEFSKPSLKAAILLDPVNMPAVSSAQLGKVTTPTMILTGQNDTLSSESPTVYNGIPASTPKQLLYIAGGNHGTVLTASTNIARYVVPWLKVYLSGDSRYAQFVCPVSADSFLSSHQENCAQ, encoded by the coding sequence ATGAAGACGTGGCTGGAGCCCCGTACGAGACGCGCCGCTCGCGCAACGACCGCGGCGGTGGCCGCGCTCGCGACCGCCGGACTGTTCTCGACCGCCGTCGCCACCGCCCCCGCGACGGCCGCAGCCGGACCCGACCCGACACTGGACAACGTCAAGACCCTGACCGGGCCCTACCAGACGTCGACCGCCACCGTCCGGAACACCGGCCAGTTCGGTGCGGCCACCATCTACTACCCGACCTCCACCACCGACGGGCCCTACCCCGGCGTGATCCTCGCGCCCGGCCTCACCAGTTCCCAGTCGGTCCTGTCCTGGTACGGCAAGACGCTGGCGTCGCAGGGGTTCGTCGCGATGACGGTCAACTTCACCAGCACCATGCTGTACCCGGCGCAGCGGCAGCCGCAGATCGACAGGGCGCTGACCTACCTCACCCAGAGCAGCACGGTGAAGAGCCGGGTCGACGCCAATTCCGTCGGCGTCCTGGGGCACTCCTTCGGCGGCGGCGGGTCACTCCTCGAGGAGTTCTCCAAGCCGTCCCTCAAGGCGGCGATCCTGCTCGACCCCGTCAACATGCCCGCGGTGTCCTCCGCGCAGCTCGGCAAGGTGACGACGCCGACGATGATCCTGACCGGGCAGAACGACACCCTCAGCTCCGAGTCCCCGACCGTCTACAACGGGATTCCCGCCTCCACCCCCAAGCAGTTGCTCTACATCGCGGGCGGCAACCACGGGACGGTGCTCACCGCCAGCACGAACATCGCCCGCTACGTCGTCCCCTGGCTGAAGGTGTACCTGAGCGGCGACTCGCGCTACGCGCAGTTCGTGTGCCCGGTCTCGGCCGACTCCTTCCTCTCCTCCCATCAGGAGAACTGCGCGCAGTGA
- a CDS encoding PucR family transcriptional regulator — MTVRIRREFPALGGAGHLDAFVEEFIGHFVALLGEPGTSPEEIVRRARAAGAHEAAADRRPDVLPAAVRLGAGIAIARLAEHAERLGVGVEPSTVGRFAQTAFAATDRIAEAVVAGHVRGDGSPLDQPERRRQRLLDLLLGARPTAAEIREAARRAEWRVPRRLAVIVFRQEDSVAPVFPSDALRGLHRDPPCAVVPDPDGPGRRGRLEAALRGRTAVIGPTVAAANAATSLRWADRTLDLARQGRVPHPDGRPIRASDHLTSLLTASGADLVDLVAADRLAPLTRVRSTLRHELEVTLLALFECHFRAVTVAEMLQVHPQTVRYRLRKLEALFGDDLHDPRRQLEMHLLLHARRRNRMLGEFG; from the coding sequence GTGACGGTCAGGATCCGGCGCGAATTCCCGGCACTCGGCGGAGCGGGACACCTCGACGCCTTCGTGGAGGAGTTCATCGGCCACTTCGTCGCGCTGCTCGGCGAGCCCGGAACGTCACCGGAGGAGATCGTGCGGCGGGCCCGCGCGGCCGGCGCGCACGAGGCGGCGGCCGACCGCCGGCCCGACGTCCTGCCCGCGGCGGTGCGGCTGGGAGCCGGGATCGCGATCGCGCGGCTCGCCGAGCACGCCGAACGGCTGGGAGTCGGCGTCGAGCCGAGCACCGTCGGACGCTTCGCCCAGACGGCGTTCGCCGCCACCGACCGCATCGCCGAGGCGGTCGTCGCGGGCCATGTCCGGGGCGACGGGTCGCCGCTCGACCAGCCGGAACGGCGGCGCCAGAGGCTGCTCGACCTCCTGCTCGGCGCCCGTCCGACGGCCGCCGAGATCCGGGAGGCCGCGCGGCGGGCCGAGTGGCGCGTGCCCCGGCGCCTCGCGGTGATCGTGTTCCGGCAGGAGGACTCGGTGGCGCCGGTGTTCCCGTCCGACGCGCTGCGCGGCCTGCACCGCGACCCTCCGTGCGCCGTCGTCCCCGACCCCGACGGCCCCGGCCGGCGCGGCCGCCTGGAGGCGGCCCTGCGCGGCCGGACGGCGGTCATCGGCCCGACGGTCGCGGCGGCGAACGCGGCGACCTCCCTGCGCTGGGCGGACCGGACGCTGGACCTGGCCCGGCAGGGACGCGTTCCGCACCCCGACGGACGGCCGATCCGGGCGTCGGACCATCTCACCTCGTTGCTGACGGCGTCCGGCGCCGATCTGGTGGACCTCGTCGCGGCCGACCGGCTCGCCCCGCTGACGCGCGTCCGGTCCACGCTGCGGCATGAGCTGGAAGTGACCCTCCTGGCGCTGTTCGAATGCCATTTCCGGGCCGTCACGGTCGCCGAGATGCTGCAGGTGCACCCGCAGACGGTCCGTTACCGGCTCCGCAAACTCGAAGCGCTCTTCGGCGACGATCTGCACGATCCGCGCAGGCAACTGGAAATGCATCTCCTGCTGCACGCCCGGCGGAGAAACCGAATGCTCGGGGAATTCGGCTGA
- a CDS encoding carboxylesterase/lipase family protein: protein MRRVALSAVLAGAGLAGLAQSPVAAGTAGPPTVRTDKGALRGKATAATDQFLGVPYAAPPVKNLRWKPPRPVARWRGVRDATSFSPSCVQNTTAPVSEDCLYLNVYTPKGASRNGRRYPVMVYLHGGAFVSGAGSQYDPAAMVEQGTIVVTLNYRLGALGFLAHPALAAADGSTGNYGLMDQQAALRWVRSNIGRFGGQAGRVTVFGESAGGDSVLAHLAAPGSAGLFTAAISQSGAYDLHLQSRADAETDGQALAAAAGCADQTASCLRALPPSALLARQRPVTFLQTDGAVLPRSLDDAFRTGAFNRVPVINGTTHDESTFFVATGYDLAGHRVTPDNYRAGIQAMTGVSADAAEKVAQNYPLDRYESPASALAAVATDAGFACPAFTLDGWLSERVPTYAYEFNDRKAPQLYLPPVTFPYGASHASELQYLFTVGNAVYPASLSPDQRTLAATMRRHWTDFAKFARPAGRAWPAFSGAAPRMISYTSPEPGKVADFSGEHRCVLWAELRKG from the coding sequence ATGAGACGAGTCGCACTGAGCGCCGTGCTCGCCGGGGCGGGCCTCGCGGGCCTCGCGCAGAGCCCCGTCGCGGCCGGGACCGCCGGCCCGCCGACCGTGCGCACCGACAAGGGCGCGCTCCGCGGAAAGGCGACCGCGGCGACCGACCAGTTCCTCGGCGTTCCGTACGCCGCACCCCCAGTCAAGAATCTGCGCTGGAAACCGCCGCGGCCGGTGGCACGATGGCGCGGGGTTCGCGACGCCACGAGTTTCTCTCCGAGTTGCGTCCAGAACACGACCGCGCCCGTCTCGGAAGACTGCCTCTACCTCAATGTCTATACGCCGAAAGGCGCGTCCCGGAACGGACGGCGCTATCCGGTGATGGTCTACCTCCACGGCGGCGCGTTCGTGTCCGGCGCGGGCTCACAATACGACCCGGCCGCGATGGTCGAGCAGGGCACGATCGTCGTGACGCTCAACTACCGGCTCGGCGCCCTGGGCTTCCTCGCCCATCCGGCGCTCGCCGCCGCCGACGGCTCCACCGGCAACTACGGCCTCATGGACCAGCAGGCCGCGCTGCGCTGGGTCCGGAGCAACATCGGACGGTTCGGCGGGCAGGCGGGCCGCGTCACCGTCTTCGGCGAGTCGGCGGGCGGCGACAGCGTGCTGGCCCACCTCGCCGCGCCGGGATCCGCCGGGCTGTTCACCGCCGCGATCAGCCAGAGCGGCGCCTACGACCTGCACCTCCAGTCGCGCGCGGACGCCGAGACCGACGGCCAGGCCCTCGCCGCCGCGGCGGGCTGCGCGGACCAGACGGCCTCCTGCCTGCGCGCCCTCCCGCCCTCGGCGCTGCTGGCGCGGCAGCGGCCGGTCACCTTCCTGCAGACCGACGGGGCCGTCCTGCCCCGATCGCTGGACGACGCGTTCCGCACCGGAGCCTTCAACCGCGTCCCCGTCATCAACGGGACGACCCATGACGAATCAACCTTTTTCGTCGCGACCGGCTACGACCTCGCCGGACACCGGGTGACACCGGACAACTACCGCGCCGGAATCCAGGCGATGACCGGCGTCTCCGCGGACGCGGCCGAGAAGGTCGCACAGAACTATCCGCTCGACCGTTATGAAAGCCCGGCGTCCGCACTCGCCGCCGTCGCCACCGACGCGGGTTTCGCCTGCCCTGCGTTCACGCTCGACGGCTGGCTCTCCGAACGCGTCCCGACCTACGCCTACGAATTCAACGACCGGAAGGCGCCGCAGCTCTACCTTCCGCCGGTGACCTTCCCCTACGGCGCGTCCCACGCCTCGGAACTGCAATACCTCTTCACGGTGGGCAACGCCGTGTACCCGGCCTCATTGTCCCCGGATCAGCGGACGCTGGCCGCCACGATGCGCCGACACTGGACCGATTTCGCGAAGTTCGCCCGTCCCGCCGGACGGGCTTGGCCCGCCTTCTCCGGCGCTGCTCCGCGCATGATCTCCTACACGTCCCCCGAACCCGGAAAGGTCGCCGACTTCTCCGGCGAGCACCGCTGCGTCCTGTGGGCCGAGTTGCGAAAGGGATAG
- a CDS encoding ABC transporter substrate-binding protein, whose amino-acid sequence MRDTKFRFVPPLTAAALLLAVAGCGRGGDDGGTAAQGACKGQQTTGITATSVKLGGIYPLSGPTSAYGQIPKGIKAYFDYVNAEKGGIGGRKVDFTVRDDGYQPPKSVEEARRLVEQNHVFALFQTLGTPTSAAVMQYANQQKVPQVFVSSGASKWGADPVKHPWTIGWQPSYSSEGRVYGQYLKKDMPNAKVAILYQNDDFGKDLRGGFLDEIKGSGVTMVAEQSYEVTDPSIDPQMRLLAGSKADVLLDVTTPKFGTQALAADANNTGWNPLHIINNVASSTTVLKPVGFGRVQNVVSAAYLKDPSDPQWAGDAEMKLYGEKLRKYAPGLDVTNSFYTLGWASASAMEKALGAMKCPTREGLMESVRNLRNVRSDLLLPGVAMNTSPQDGYPLETLQLQRFKGARWTLFGQAIDTRKAA is encoded by the coding sequence ATGCGCGACACGAAGTTCCGCTTCGTCCCACCGCTCACCGCCGCCGCCCTGCTGCTCGCGGTCGCGGGGTGCGGCCGGGGCGGTGACGACGGCGGCACCGCCGCCCAGGGCGCGTGCAAAGGCCAGCAGACGACCGGGATCACCGCCACGAGCGTGAAGCTCGGCGGCATCTACCCGCTGTCGGGCCCGACCTCCGCCTACGGCCAGATTCCGAAGGGCATCAAGGCGTACTTCGACTACGTCAACGCCGAGAAGGGCGGCATCGGCGGACGCAAGGTCGACTTCACCGTCCGCGACGACGGATACCAGCCGCCCAAATCGGTGGAGGAAGCGCGCCGGCTCGTCGAGCAGAACCACGTCTTCGCCCTCTTCCAGACCCTGGGAACGCCCACGTCCGCGGCCGTGATGCAGTACGCCAACCAGCAGAAGGTGCCCCAGGTCTTCGTTTCCAGCGGCGCCTCCAAATGGGGCGCGGACCCGGTGAAGCATCCGTGGACGATCGGCTGGCAGCCCAGCTACTCCTCGGAGGGACGGGTCTACGGCCAGTACCTCAAGAAGGACATGCCGAACGCCAAGGTGGCGATCCTCTACCAGAACGACGACTTCGGCAAAGACCTGCGCGGCGGCTTCCTCGACGAGATCAAGGGAAGCGGCGTGACGATGGTCGCCGAACAGAGCTACGAGGTCACCGATCCCAGCATCGACCCGCAGATGCGCCTCCTCGCCGGTTCCAAGGCGGACGTGCTCCTGGACGTCACGACGCCCAAATTCGGCACCCAGGCCCTGGCCGCCGACGCGAACAACACCGGCTGGAACCCGCTGCACATCATCAACAACGTGGCGTCCTCCACGACCGTCCTCAAACCCGTCGGATTCGGCCGGGTGCAGAACGTCGTCTCGGCCGCCTATCTGAAGGACCCGTCCGATCCGCAGTGGGCCGGCGACGCGGAGATGAAGCTGTACGGAGAAAAGCTCAGGAAGTACGCTCCCGGACTCGACGTGACGAACTCCTTCTACACGCTCGGCTGGGCCTCCGCCAGCGCCATGGAAAAGGCCCTCGGCGCGATGAAATGCCCCACCCGCGAGGGCCTGATGGAGTCGGTCCGCAACTTGCGGAACGTCCGCTCGGACCTGCTGCTCCCGGGCGTCGCGATGAACACGTCCCCGCAGGACGGCTACCCCCTGGAGACGCTGCAGCTCCAACGGTTCAAGGGCGCGCGCTGGACCCTGTTCGGCCAGGCCATCGACACCAGGAAGGCCGCGTGA